One Senegalimassilia faecalis genomic window, AGGCGTGCTTGGCCTGTTCGCGCAGTACTGGCGCCGGATTATCACACCGATCGTGGCTGCTGTGGTGGTCACGTCCATCGGCTTCTCGCTGCTTTCCGTGGGCGCCACATCGTTTGGCGGCGGCAGCGGTGCGGCCGATTTTGGCAGCCTGCGTAACCTGGCGCTGGGTACCATCTCGCTGGTGGCGTGCTTGGCGTTCCAGTGCATGGTCAAGGGCAAGCAGAAGCATCTGTCGGTGCTGTTTGGCCTGGTAGTTGGCTACATTGTGGCCATCCCCATGGGCGTGGTGGACTTCAGCGCGTTCCAGAATGTCAAGCTGTTCGCGGCGCCGGCCATCATGCCGTTTACGCCCGAGTTCGACCTGGGCGCCATCATTTCGGTGACGTTGATTTTCCTGGTGTCGGCTACCGAAACGCTCGGCGACACCACGGCGCTGGCGCAGGCGGGCCTTGGCCGCAACGTCAACGACCGCGAGCTGTTCGGCTCCATTGCCGCCGACGGTTTCGTGTCCGCGCTGTCCGGCTGCTTCGGCTGCATGCCCATCACGTCGTTCTCGCAGAACGTTGGCCTGGTTGCCATGACGAAGGTGGTGAACCGCAAGGCTATTGCTACGGGCGCGGTCATCATGATTCTGGCGGCGTTTTGCCCGGTCATCAGCGCCGTGTTCAGCAGCTTGCCCGAGCCGGTGCTGGGCGGCTGCACCATCATGATGTTCGGCAACATCATCGTCACGGGCTTCCAGATGATTGCGTCTGCTGGTTTCTCGCAGCGCAACATCGTCATTGCGGCGCTGTCGCTGGCCATCGGCATCGGGTTCACGCAGGTCGGTGAGCTGTTCGTCTGCTTCCCCGAGCTGGTGCAAAGCGTGTTCGCGCAGAACTGCGTGGCTGTGGTGTTCCTGGTGGCCGTGGTGGCGAACCTGGTGTTGCCGAAGGACATGGAGCTGCGCGTTGCCGCTCCAAGCCGCGAGGTCCCAGGTGCTGCGGCAGTTATCAAGCCGCGAGCCGACGAGCCCGCAAAGCAGGATGCCCTTGCGGACGCAGACGAAGTCGGCGCGCCTCGCAGCACGAAATAGCGCTCAACAACATGCAACCCTAAAAAGATGCGGCCCCGGGCCGCATCTTTTTAGGGTATGTAAAATCACTGGTTGGGCGGTGCTGAATTGCTGATTGGAAATCTCGGGCGAAAGTCGCGAAACCCAACACTCGTTTAACAAATCCAACCAGTGATATTACATACCCGAAATTACTCGACGAGGTAGCAGAAGAACTTGTCGAAGCAAGAAGGCTGGTTTCCTAAGTCCTTTGTTAGTTAATGGTCCTTCTAACGGGGAGCGTCCTGTTTTGAACTGCCTCCCATTTCTTGGGCATGAGAAATGGGGGGCAGTTCATTCATCCTCAGAGCGCTCCTTATCTTTTGTTTGAGGAGTGGCCATCGCTTGATGCTATTCCTATTCGATTCGTAGTCTGTTGCGATAGGCGCGCGGCGTCGTGCCGTAGGCACGCTTGAACGCGTCAGTGAACGCTCCCTGGTTGCGGTAGCCCGCGCTTTTGGCGATTTCGCTGATTTTGCGGCTTTCATCAAGGAGAAGGCGTCGTCCGTGCTCCAGGCGCCGTGCGCGGATGTAGCTTTGCGGGGTGTTCCCCTGCACATTGCGAAACGCCGATATCATCTTCCCCTCGCTTACATGGGCAATGTCGCACAACGTTTTCGTGCTGAGATCGGATGATAAGTTGTCGTCGATGTAGGAGCAGAGGCACTCGACGCAGTCCCTGTCGCTTATGTTCACGGCATCGGCTGACGTGACCTTTTCGGGAATGCTGCTTGCCAGCAGCGCGAAGCATTCAATCACCTTGGCGTGATAATACGAATCGGCGACCGATGCGGCGGGGTAGGTGATGTCGAGCCCTCGAAGCGCCGAGGGCAAGCCGGGCGCGCCCTCCGACGTGGTGAGCCGTCCGATGGCGCGGCGCAGTTTCTTCTCATCGCAGTGCAAGGCATTCGCATAGCGACGTATTGCTTCAGGGGCTATGGTAATCGACGC contains:
- a CDS encoding uracil-xanthine permease family protein, giving the protein MSAHLKPFDHDELLKLDGDVPILRSVPYGIQHILAMFVANLAPIMIIAGVAGLGDAETGGMIQAAMLIAGVGTLIQLFPIGRLGSGLPIVMGISFTFVTVMTGVVATYGMGAAAGAIIVGGCIEGVLGLFAQYWRRIITPIVAAVVVTSIGFSLLSVGATSFGGGSGAADFGSLRNLALGTISLVACLAFQCMVKGKQKHLSVLFGLVVGYIVAIPMGVVDFSAFQNVKLFAAPAIMPFTPEFDLGAIISVTLIFLVSATETLGDTTALAQAGLGRNVNDRELFGSIAADGFVSALSGCFGCMPITSFSQNVGLVAMTKVVNRKAIATGAVIMILAAFCPVISAVFSSLPEPVLGGCTIMMFGNIIVTGFQMIASAGFSQRNIVIAALSLAIGIGFTQVGELFVCFPELVQSVFAQNCVAVVFLVAVVANLVLPKDMELRVAAPSREVPGAAAVIKPRADEPAKQDALADADEVGAPRSTK
- a CDS encoding helix-turn-helix domain-containing protein, coding for MENCTEKNSSSTEKSNGSYAAGQGNPLYDMFVTQLSQLHTVCAKEALARGFGRADLVRSVGETWFVDPQYGRGSYWFYLMDGDTIVVSMDITYRRAVESAMETVPYLGFGLYEHAMPMYCSPECAASSCKLMGHDWDGGPYISSFEPDKRLSSASITIAPEAIRRYANALHCDEKKLRRAIGRLTTSEGAPGLPSALRGLDITYPAASVADSYYHAKVIECFALLASSIPEKVTSADAVNISDRDCVECLCSYIDDNLSSDLSTKTLCDIAHVSEGKMISAFRNVQGNTPQSYIRARRLEHGRRLLLDESRKISEIAKSAGYRNQGAFTDAFKRAYGTTPRAYRNRLRIE